Part of the Macrobrachium rosenbergii isolate ZJJX-2024 chromosome 2, ASM4041242v1, whole genome shotgun sequence genome is shown below.
CTCGTATATTTCATAATCCTTTCGTCTTTGATAGATAAAGTAATTTACAGGCCACAATTTTATCATGCTTTTACAGGCCACAATTTTATCATGCTCTGTACTGTGAGATTCAGGGACAtccgtatttttaaattttagtttgatTTGGCCTCTGAGATCACAACTTCTATTCAAACCGTGACTAGTTTGAAAAGATGGAGAGAATAAATCTCTTGGTTTGAGATACTCACATCCATTACAAATTCATTAAATGTCTTTGATTCTGTCGTTTCAAATGGTTTCCTGCAAAGCTCTACTTTCCTCTTCAcagctggagaaggacccagacCAGATCAAGCCCCAGAACACGGGTGAGCTAACTGGAAAAGTCCAGGCCAGGGGATCAGACACAGCCGTGACCTCAGATGTTACCGCCAACTTGAGCTTGTGCCCTGCCATTGCCAATTCGACTCCTGGCATCGATTTGACCATACCATTTCTCTGCTGTAATTTCAACACCAGGTAAGCGTGAAGTTGACTCTGTTGTTCCTTTTCCTGGATCTTTCAATCACTTTGGCTCCTCCAGTTATTAACAAGTCCCATGGTCGTCATCCCTGCGCATTCTataccatttctttttttatttccataacccttcttacaaatatttcactatttttagaattatttctcGTTCTTGATTCGTCTGACCACCACATCCATTTTGGAAACATGACTCTTCTTTGCCTGCTCTATTTACAAAAGACCTGTTAGGCTCATTTAGCATTTACCTGCTGCTGGGCTGAGTAGTGGAGGAAAGGGGGCGGCGTATGTATAGGACCCCCTCAATTTTCAAAAGGGGTTTGTTTCCTCCTCATTTGTAATTACGATATTATTATGCTGACGTCATAGCTTTGGACACTAAAGGACAcctgctgatatatataaataataattttattccctGCCCCAGCTTTTATAAACCACATTTTCCCAATAACTAGAAGGGGCAAGTGGCCCTTTCCTGCCAGAAAGTTACAAGAGACTAGATGTTAAGAAGGGTGTTCCACTTTCGCATAACATCAGATATCGAACTCAACTTAATCAGGCACCTGGTTCTATTCTGCCTACTGTACAAAAAATGATAACACCACCTCACCAAAGGGTACTTCATCCTCACCTGAACAGAGCCTGCTATGACGACCACAACGGCAAATGCATGAGGAGATGGGAAGCTGGGTCTTGCGACTACACGGACGACAAAGCCTGTCAGCTCCAGTCCTCTCATTGGCCCTGCACCTGCTGTGCTTGTAAGTATCGGTTTCAGGTGAGAGGAAGGATGTTTCCTCACTGCAGTCAAACACGTCacaaacacacgtcggtaactcaTTTCAcagacttcacaaagatgttcgGTAGAATTCAACGACTTCTTGGTAGTCCTGACGAGTACTTTGGACGATTACCTTGTTGCTTATGTTATTTCCTCCCGGGCATGATTCTTCAACCTGAAACAATAATCATTGACAGTTTAAGTGTATCACCTTTGGGAATTGACCATAAACCTCAAATCTGACATTAACAGCTATGCCGTCTACATTCATTCAGCTGTGTGGCGTTGTGACAATTCTTAAGAAAAATCCTACCGCACTTGAAAAGCATTTTATTCACCTCGTGAGCCTAAGCTTCTGAAATGCCATTGACAGTACCTTCTTAGTTCTTCATATGACATTTGCAACGACTGAACTTTGGAGTTGctactattaaaaagaaaaatcttactgTACTTAAAAAGCATTTTAGTCACCTCGTGAACCTAAACCCCTGGAATGTTACTGACaatacctttttgttttttataagacGTTTGCAACGACTGAACTTTGGAGTTGTTaccattcaaaagaaaaatcctaCTGTACTTAAAAACAGCATTTTATTCACCTCTTAAGCCTACACTTCTGAAATGTTACTGACAATAGCTTCTTGGTTCTACAGCTTGCGATGGACCGAACCAGAACAACAGCTGCCAGCAACAAGGAAATAACTGCCGGAAGTCCTGCAGAAAGGATGAGTATTTCGTCTGGTGGCACAGCTGTTCACACCAAAATTGCAGGTAGGCAGAGGCCGTTTATAAACGCGTGATGCTTTGCATGACCAGTTTGATATGAAAGACGCTAGACCGGCGATTCCCAACCAGGGTTCCGCGAGaaatcctgaaataaaaatatgttgcAAATGACGGCGATCTGAATTTACACAGCCTTCTTATTTGTGTAATGGAAAATTTTACACGAGttatattaagaaatttcttaggtgtatattatacatacagttatacttaaggtttacacacacacacacgcacatatatatgtgtgtgtgtgtactatagaTAAATGTTCCCTGGCCTATGAAACATTGCTTCGGGAGTTCCCTGAAGGTATAAACATTGGGAATCACTGCGCTTGGGCAATACAACCCAATAAAACTTTCCACCACTTTTTGGAGTAAGCTCTCGACTTCCTTCCCAATCGAACACCACCAGGTGCTGCCGAAAATACTGCCAGGAGGACTCGTGTGCCAACGGGAAGGGCCGCTGCTTGCACAAGTCCCACAAACGCCCCAGGGGATGGTATCCTTACGGATCCTGCAAGGGACTCGACTGCGTGTGCTACGTTCCCTGCTCCTACAGCCAAGAGTGCAGCAGGAACGGCGGTTTCTGCGAGTGGAAGGGCGCCAGGTGTCCTTTGGGATACAAAGAAGACAATTGCAAGTGTCA
Proteins encoded:
- the LOC136844868 gene encoding uncharacterized protein, which translates into the protein MPPTPLIFLLLGTAVAQLEKDPDQIKPQNTGELTGKVQARGSDTAVTSDVTANLSLCPAIANSTPGIDLTIPFLCCNFNTRACYDDHNGKCMRRWEAGSCDYTDDKACQLQSSHWPCTCCASCDGPNQNNSCQQQGNNCRKSCRKDEYFVWWHSCSHQNCRCCRKYCQEDSCANGKGRCLHKSHKRPRGWYPYGSCKGLDCVCYVPCSYSQECSRNGGFCEWKGARCPLGYKEDNCKCHEDACRCCSVVAGPNVPGDDDGVIKVRASNHMEVEFAGGRGSRGGDAVAEVKPVDEAAAQSLQEQNASKADGAGDSESGPGEEEAL